GCTCGTACTAGTTCGTGTAAGACACGTTGCCCTAATGCATTACGGTTTCCCGACCCTGGGTTCAAGGCTTGCCGCGACTTCTCCAGCCTCGGCCTGCTGGTGCCCTTGCTCTGCCGACATCATCCGCGACCTCAGAAGCATGGCGCGCATGGCCGGCGTCGCGTACGCCATCGTCGCTTCTTCGTTCGgcacctcttcctcctccggcacCACACCGACGACTGTCTGCCCACCGGCATTATATGCCGCCGGTATGGATGTTCGGCGGACCCCCGAACGAATCTGCCTCGAGTTGGCCCGCTGCTGCCCGTGCGCGCTCATGCCGGCCAGCATGTACGCCCGCCCCGAGCGCGCGTAGCTCTGCCGGTTCATCACGCGCCCGCGCATCTCCCGCAGCTCGGCTCCCAGGGCTGTGATCATGGGGTCGCTGCCGCCACCCGTCTGCGCCACCGCGCGCTGCCGGTTCTCGAGGATCTCCGCCGCTTCCTCGTGCGCGCcgcgctctgccgccgccctcgcggcCGCGatgtcctccgccgcctccacccgAGCGCGCTCccgctccacctccaccgACCGTTCCGCCTCTACGTATCCTTCCGGCCTCGTCACCACAGTGTCCTCGGGCGCCACGCTCACGTCGCccccgcctgccgccgctctGTAACTGAAGACCACTTTCAGGAGAGCAGTCTGATCGCCGTCTGCGGCTTCGCCTCTTGGCACGGCCAAGTACAGCAAGAACCGCCTCTCCTCGTCCGCGTACAGCTCCCCGACCCGAACCGACGCGGCGCGGCCATCCTCGTCGACGCGGCTCTCGTAACGGCCGGACTTGACGCACATGACACGGACTCCCGGGTGCACGCAGGAGACAGCGACGCGCGCGTCCTGGACCACGACGGAGAGCAGCCCGCCGATGCACTGCGCGAACGCGTCCTGGATCACGGCCTCATTCTCGATGAAGGAGAACGTGCCGCCCGTGGCCTCGGCGATCACGTGCATCGCGGCCGCGTCGTGGTCGTTGCCAAACCCGAACGTGTGGACCGGCGCCGACCTTGCTGTAGCGCCCGTGCTCACGAACGACGGCGGGACGAGCTCCTCGTAGTTGCCGCCGTTCCCCCGTCTCCTCCTCATCATGGTGTGGTTGTCCTGGCCATCGGATAGCAGTATGACGCTGGAGACGGCGTTCCTGTGGCGACGCTCGTTGAGCACCTTGGCGGCCGTGCTGAGGCCCTCGGCGATGTTggtgccgccgcgcgccgcgaGGGCGTccacggcggccatggacgccgcctTCCCAGCGTCCGACATGCGCGCCAGCCTTGTCTCGCGGCGCGCCCCGGAGGAGAAGGACACGACGCAGAGCCGATCTCCGGGCCCCAGGTTATCGATGACGAACCGCATGGCCTGCTTCAGCAGCGCCAGCTTGTTCCCCTCCATGCTGCCGCTCACGTCCAGCACCGTCACCAGGTCCAGCGGCGCGCGCGCCTCGGCGTCGACCGACATCCCGGGAGCCCTGACGTGCACGAGCACGGCGAAGTTGTCGCGGGACTCATCCCTGGCCAGGGCAGAGTACTCTGTGTGCATCTTGACGACCACGGCTCCGTTGGACGatgcacctgctgctgcttgtggCCCGCTGTCAGCCAcctggtcgtcgtcgtcgaagaCGATGACCGGATCCACGGCCTGCTGGGCCGGCGGTTGCCGATGTTGCAAGATATGCATGGGCACCGGTTGTGCTTGGACTGGCGTTGGCGTGGGGCGCACGAAGGGGAGCTCGCGCCAGGGCGTGTTGCAGAGCGGGCAGACGAGGTGGCCGTGCGCGACGCTGGAGGAGATGCAGTTGAAGTGGAACGTGTGGGAGCACTCCGCCGTGAAAATGgcctgcccgccgccggcgcccatgCCACGGAGGCATATGGCGCAAGGATTGCTCTGCTGCTGAACGCGCACAACGAAACAGATCCAGGTGCGATACGTTGTTAGATGATATGGTACAGATGAAAAATTGATGAAAGAAGCAGAAAATTAAGGGCGAGTGGTTTCTTCACCTGATCGGCGCCTTCCATCTTTTGCAAGCTGTTGCTATGGAAATCGACAGGAACGAGTTGCCAGGATATATATAGCTGTGGCATAAAACGAGCCAGATGCTTTATCTCGAAGGAAACATCAACATTGGTTTCGCCGTGGAGGCCACGTCGTACTGATCTCGACTCAAATGCAGAAATAATGCTTACTGAATTTATTAGAACTACGGTCGGTCATGAATAGGTCCTTCGGTGCCTCTGCTTCGGCGTTAAGTCATTGGCTCTACCGCGTTCAGCAATGGAGAAAATCAGGGGCAATTGCTGTTTTCTTCAAGGGAAGACAACCGAGTATCAACTATCAAGCATATTCGGTGATTCTTCTGCATATATCCCCTGCTTTGTACAACACGATCAGCCCATCATTGATGGGAATAGATTAAAAGTTTGTTACCTCGTACATCTTGTATTATCCCCTGCATATATGTATACGAGATCAATTTGATTCACAAACTTACGCGTCATTGCGCTGCTTTGTATCATTGTTGTATACAAAAAGTACGATGGCTAGAATTACTAAATGGATGTGGCTATATATTAGAGACGTCGATTGTTAAGCAAAAAGATTAATCTAGATTGACGAATCAGAACCATTGCACGTTAGATTACTATCTAGATGTCGTTTcatttatatatatttccaTCATTCGTTTCGAATCTTAAAAACCACGTCATAAGGCTGAGAAATCGGATTATCTCTAACTTAAAATCAGACGACTTAGTTAGATATAACAAAACCGTTACTAAATATTGTGCTAAATATGTTTGATACTATAAATATGGTTGATGATCGGGCTGTCTAACATTTGCCTAACATTTTATATTACAAATCCATATTATCATCCCGTGGTATGAACACAAGATCTGGTAGCTTTTGGCTACCGGACAGTTATTTGTCCtaccaagaaaaagaatacCACTTTGGCGTGCCTAGTCGACTCAGAAACAGAAGCAGAGCATGGACCGTATCAAAATGTTCGTGGACGTAAAAAAGTGTTCTTGATTTTGTTAAAAATATGTTCATAAATgtagaaaaaaacatgttcAAACAACCTCTATTTGTAAAatattccatttttttctttggtttaTCCGTTCAACGATGACACGATCAAAACCGCGAGCTAGCTAGAAAACTACACTCTCTATTAATCTATGTGCTGTTCACCGTAGAGAGCTGGGACCTCTTTTTAGGATTATATCGTTGAACCATCTTTGTGCCCGTGAAGCACCTGTTCAGCCCGTTTTGAAGTTTCAACGTCGCGATGGCGTGCAGGCCGTGAATCTTTCGTGCAGGAACAGCTTATCACATACACATCGACCGCCCAAAGTTCACTGTTCTTCCATTTCACTTGATAGCAGAACAGATACACACAGGCGTAGAAAACAACATTTTCAGAGTTTCGGTCTTACAAATGCACTGCGGCAGCATAGTACATTATCAGTCAAACTCCAATACAAGCTTCCGAGGCGACGCCAAATCAAACCAGCGTCAGCGACGAGAGCCTGAAGAACGTGGCAGTAactagtagcagcagcagagcacgCCCCAAGTTACccccatcgatcgatcgaccccCTATCTCTTTCCCACCGTAGGCAGTAGGtacacaacaacaacacacCACGTTGCGGATTACAAATCTTCATTCAGTACGTACGTAGTAGTATTTCCTTTTACCGTCTGCTACGGCTTTGCTGGCCGAGAGCCCGGAGAGATCAGTTTCtgagggcagcggcggcctcgTGGACGAGCGGCTGTGTGGCGTGCGCGACGCCCTCGGCCTCCCGCTCCACCTGCTCCCGGCACACGTCCCTGACTCCCGTCTCCGTCATCCGCTTCACGAAGGCGGCGAAGCGGCGCCAGTTATCGGGCTGGAACAGGTCGGGGCCCATGCGGAGGTAAGTGAATGCCACCATgcgctcctcctcggccttcTCGGCCGCCGTGGCCAGCACCTGGTCGTGCGCCGTCTCGTCGTACCTCGGCAGCGCGTTCTCCCCGGCGAGCCCGATGCCGGCCTCCTTCGCCGCGTTGGCCACCTGCTGCACCAGGTTCTCGGGCATGCACTGCGCGTCCTGGGGCTGCTCGTGGTTCCGCATCTCCACGCACGTGAAGTTGAGCACGGCGCCGTGGCGGCCCAGCATGCGCGCGATCGGCTGGTACCCGTCGTGGTTCCTCGTGTTGTAGTAGCCCGCGGTGAGCTCCGGGGCGTGCGACCTGGTGCCGTAGTGCCAGTGGATGCCGGCCACCTTGACGGAGACCTTGACGCCCGGGGTGCCCGTGTAGACGGAGGAAGTGGCCGAGAGGATGCGCTCGCCGTGCTCCAGGAGCATCTGCGAGTACCAGCTCATGAAGAACTGCCCGTACTCCGTGTTCCAGCCGCCCTCGCGGCGGAAGAAGTTGGTGTCCTCGGGCCACTGGTTGTAGCTGCCGGAGTCGCCGGGACCGGCGTTGCCCCACTCGG
This is a stretch of genomic DNA from Brachypodium distachyon strain Bd21 chromosome 1, Brachypodium_distachyon_v3.0, whole genome shotgun sequence. It encodes these proteins:
- the LOC100846886 gene encoding uncharacterized protein LOC100846886 isoform X2; this translates as MPQLYISWQLVPVDFHSNSLQKMEGADQQSNPCAICLRGMGAGGGQAIFTAECSHTFHFNCISSSVAHGHLVCPLCNTPWRELPFVRPTPTPVQAQPVPMHILQHRQPPAQQAVDPVIVFDDDDQVADSGPQAAAGASSNGAVVVKMHTEYSALARDESRDNFAVLVHVRAPGMSVDAEARAPLDLVTVLDVSGSMEGNKLALLKQAMRFVIDNLGPGDRLCVVSFSSGARRETRLARMSDAGKAASMAAVDALAARGGTNIAEGLSTAAKVLNERRHRNAVSSVILLSDGQDNHTMMRRRRGNGGNYEELVPPSFVSTGATARSAPVHTFGFGNDHDAAAMHVIAEATGGTFSFIENEAVIQDAFAQCIGGLLSVVVQDARVAVSCVHPGVRVMCVKSGRYESRVDEDGRAASVRVGELYADEERRFLLYLAVPRGEAADGDQTALLKVVFSYRAAAGGGDVSVAPEDTVVTRPEGYVEAERSVEVERERARVEAAEDIAAARAAAERGAHEEAAEILENRQRAVAQTGGGSDPMITALGAELREMRGRVMNRQSYARSGRAYMLAGMSAHGQQRANSRQIRSGVRRTSIPAAYNAGGQTVVGVVPEEEEVPNEEATMAYATPAMRAMLLRSRMMSAEQGHQQAEAGEVAASLEPRVGKP
- the LOC100846886 gene encoding uncharacterized protein LOC100846886 isoform X1, whose translation is MPQLYISWQLVPVDFHSNSLQKMEGADQQQSNPCAICLRGMGAGGGQAIFTAECSHTFHFNCISSSVAHGHLVCPLCNTPWRELPFVRPTPTPVQAQPVPMHILQHRQPPAQQAVDPVIVFDDDDQVADSGPQAAAGASSNGAVVVKMHTEYSALARDESRDNFAVLVHVRAPGMSVDAEARAPLDLVTVLDVSGSMEGNKLALLKQAMRFVIDNLGPGDRLCVVSFSSGARRETRLARMSDAGKAASMAAVDALAARGGTNIAEGLSTAAKVLNERRHRNAVSSVILLSDGQDNHTMMRRRRGNGGNYEELVPPSFVSTGATARSAPVHTFGFGNDHDAAAMHVIAEATGGTFSFIENEAVIQDAFAQCIGGLLSVVVQDARVAVSCVHPGVRVMCVKSGRYESRVDEDGRAASVRVGELYADEERRFLLYLAVPRGEAADGDQTALLKVVFSYRAAAGGGDVSVAPEDTVVTRPEGYVEAERSVEVERERARVEAAEDIAAARAAAERGAHEEAAEILENRQRAVAQTGGGSDPMITALGAELREMRGRVMNRQSYARSGRAYMLAGMSAHGQQRANSRQIRSGVRRTSIPAAYNAGGQTVVGVVPEEEEVPNEEATMAYATPAMRAMLLRSRMMSAEQGHQQAEAGEVAASLEPRVGKP